Proteins encoded within one genomic window of Bradyrhizobium sp. CB1717:
- a CDS encoding alpha/beta fold hydrolase, protein MTSFVLIPGAGGVAWYWHRAVPLIRAAGHEPIAVDLPGDDRRAGLAIYADIVIRAIAERSDLVLVAQSLAGFTAPLVCARVPVRMVVFVNAMIPKPGETAGAWWDATGAVEAREQAAALRGYATEFDVATYFLHDVPQDVLRTGPEQPRQEAETIFREPCRFERWPDVPIHVLAGRDDRFFPIEFQRRVARERLGKEVEEIPGGHLVALSNAEGLTERLLAYEKGLTR, encoded by the coding sequence ATGACATCATTCGTCCTTATCCCCGGGGCGGGCGGCGTAGCTTGGTATTGGCACCGCGCCGTGCCGCTCATTCGCGCGGCGGGGCATGAACCCATCGCGGTCGATCTACCAGGCGATGACAGGCGCGCCGGTCTCGCAATATATGCGGACATCGTCATCCGTGCGATCGCGGAACGAAGCGACCTTGTTCTGGTCGCTCAGTCGCTGGCGGGCTTCACCGCGCCCCTTGTTTGCGCCCGCGTCCCGGTGCGGATGGTCGTGTTCGTCAACGCGATGATTCCAAAGCCGGGCGAGACCGCTGGCGCGTGGTGGGACGCAACTGGAGCGGTCGAGGCGAGGGAGCAAGCTGCGGCGCTGCGCGGCTATGCGACGGAATTCGACGTAGCAACGTACTTTCTGCACGACGTGCCGCAGGACGTGCTTCGCACCGGCCCAGAGCAACCACGCCAGGAAGCCGAGACCATCTTCCGCGAACCCTGTCGCTTCGAGCGCTGGCCCGACGTCCCCATTCATGTTCTTGCCGGACGAGACGACCGCTTTTTCCCGATCGAGTTTCAACGGCGTGTCGCGCGTGAAAGGCTCGGAAAGGAGGTGGAGGAAATTCCTGGTGGTCATCTCGTCGCATTATCGAATGCGGAAGGGCTGACCGAGCGCCTCCTTGCGTATGAGAAGGGGCTGACACGCTAG